In Paenibacillus xylanilyticus, the genomic window TCGGCTGAGCTTCTATGTAGATAATAATCGCGGCATATACTCATCATATGCATCCGTTATCAATTGTTCATGCAATGGACTGTCCGTAATAATCGCTTTCCGTTTGGCTTTGAGCACAATCTGCTCCACATCAGCGTAACTGCATCCTTTTAACTGCTTGCACATATAGGTTTTCAGGTCTGGCTGATGCTCAAATTGTCCAACCAGTTTGTTGATATATCGCTGCCTGCTCTCTTCATCCGGCATGCCATACGTTATTTTGGTATCAAATCTACGCCATACGGCATGATCCAGTTGGGTTTCCAAATTGGTGGCTGCCACCAGTACGCTATCGCCTTCAAATTCATCCAGACACTGCAGCAAGGTGTTAACTACCCTGGCCATCTCTTTCACTTCATCATTGCTCTCCCGGGTGCGGCCAATGGCATCGAACTCATCCAAAAACAGGACACAGGGATTCAGGCGTGCATACTCAAAAAGTTTGCGTACATTCGTAGCCGTCTCTCCCAAATGGCTGTGAATGATGGCGTCCAGACGTACCAAAACCAGTGGGAGATTAAGCCGTGAGGCCAGGTAGGATGCCGTTAATGTCTTCCCGGTGCCGGGAGGACCAAACATGACCAATTTGTTCGGCATGGAAACATCATGCTCCACAAAGCGTTCCTTCATGCCGAGAATGGTCAGGAATTCCTCAATGACACGCTCGTTCTCCTGTGAGAAGACGATGTGCT contains:
- a CDS encoding AAA family ATPase, producing the protein MSKTNHMNRIPRAKGIDMAAFYSPKECTRKVKHIVFSQENERVIEEFLTILGMKERFVEHDVSMPNKLVMFGPPGTGKTLTASYLASRLNLPLVLVRLDAIIHSHLGETATNVRKLFEYARLNPCVLFLDEFDAIGRTRESNDEVKEMARVVNTLLQCLDEFEGDSVLVAATNLETQLDHAVWRRFDTKITYGMPDEESRQRYINKLVGQFEHQPDLKTYMCKQLKGCSYADVEQIVLKAKRKAIITDSPLHEQLITDAYDEYMPRLLST